In Papaver somniferum cultivar HN1 chromosome 1, ASM357369v1, whole genome shotgun sequence, a genomic segment contains:
- the LOC113288042 gene encoding 3-ketoacyl-CoA synthase 4-like, translating to MVGGGGETQIDNGGGGGGGIQIQERRRLPLPDFLQSVNLKYVKLGYHYLMTHLLTLCLIPLIFISLIEASQMNPEDVHQLWVHLQYNLVSVITCSAVLVFGSTVYIMTRPRPIYLVDYSCYRPPEHLQVKYQQFMEHSRLTGDFDESSLEFQRKILERAGLGEETYLPEAMHSIPPKPSMAAAREEAEQVMFGALDSLFKNTGIKPKDIGVLVVNCSLFNPTPSLSAMIVNKYKLRGNIRSFNLGGMGCSAGVIAIDLARDMLQVHRNTYAVVVSTENITQNWYFGNKKSMLIPNCLFRMGCSAVLLSNKSVDKRRAKYKLVHVVRTHRGSDGKAFNCVYQEQDDAGKVGVSLSKDLMAIAGGALKTNITTLGPLVLPISEQLLFFSTLVMKKLFNDKVKPYIPDFKLAFDHFCIHAGGRAVIDELEKNLQLLPLHVEASRMTLHRFGNTSSSSIWYELAYIEAKGRMRKGNRVWQIAFGSGFKCNSAVWEALRNVKQSPKGPWEDCVDRYPVQIAFS from the coding sequence ATGGTGGGAGGAGGAGGAGAAACCCAAAttgataatggtggtggtggtggtggagggatACAAATTCAAGAGAGGAGGAGATTACCATTACCAGATTTCTTACAGAGTGTGAATTTGAAGTATGTGAAATTAGGGTATCATTATTTGATGACTCATTTATTAACTTTATGTTTAATACCACTTATCTTTATAAGTTTAATTGAAGCATCACAGATGAACCCTGAAGATGTTCATCAGTTATGGGTTCATCTTCAATACAATCTCGTCAGTGTCATTACATGTTCTGCAGTTCTTGTTTTTGGGTCTACTGTTTATATCATGACTCGACCAAGACCAATTTACTTAGTTGATTACTCTTGTTATCGTCCTCCGGAGCATCTCCAGGTGAAATATCAGCAATTTATGGAGCATTCCAGACTTACTGGTGATTTTGATGAATCTTCACTTGAATTTCAAAGGAAGATTTTGGAAAGGGCTGGGCTTGGGGAAGAGACTTATTTACCTGAAGCTATGCATTCAATTCCTCCTAAACCATCCATGGCTGCTGCAAGAGAAGAAGCTGAGCAGGTGATGTTTGGTGCTTTGGATTCTCTTTTCAAGAATACAGGTATTAAACCAAAAGATATTGGAGTTCTTGTTGTGAATTGTAGTTTGTTTAATCCTACTCCTTCGCTTTCGGCCATGATTGTTAATAAGTATAAGTTGAGGGGGAATATTAGGAGTTTTAATTTGGGAGGAATGGGGTGTAGTGCTGGAGTAATTGCTATTGATCTTGCAAGAGATATGCTTCAAGTTCATAGAAACACTTATGCTGTTGTTGTCAGTACTGAAAACATTACTCAGAATTGGTACTTTGGGAATAAGAAATCTATGCTTATACCCAATTGTTTGTTTCGGATGGGTTGCTCTGCCGTTCTGCTTTCCAACAAATCCGTTGACAAGAGACGCGCAAAGTACAAGCTTGTTCACGTTGTTAGAACCCACAGAGGATCGGACGGTAAGGCCTTTAACTGTGTTTATCAAGAACAGGATGATGCTGGTAAAGTTGGTGTGTCTCTCTCAAAGGATCTCATGGCTATTGCTGGTGGGGCTCTTAAGACAAACATTACAACTTTGGGTCCTCTCGTTCTCCCAATCAGCGAACAGCTTCTGTTTTTCTCAACTTTGGtcatgaaaaagcttttcaatgaTAAGGTCAAGCCTTATATTCCTGATTTCAAGCTTGCATTTGATCACTTCTGCATACATGCCGGTGGAAGAGCCGTTATTGATGAATTGGAGAAGAACCTGCAATTGCTTCCTTTACATGTGGAGGCTTCTAGAATGACCCTTCACCGGTTTGGGAACACCTCTTCGAGTTCCATCTGGTATGAATTGGCTTACATTGAAGCCAAAGGAAGGATGAGGAAGGGGAACCGAGTCTGGCAGATTGCTTTTGGGAGTGGTTTCAAGTGTAACAGCGCAGTGTGGGAGGCTCTCCGGAATGTAAAGCAATCTCCTAAAGGTCCCTGGGAAGATTGCGTCGACAGGTACCCTGTGCAAATAGCCTTTAGTTAA